The nucleotide window TTACTTGTTATAGATGATTATAAGGGTTACGGGAGGAGGTATTTCTTCTCCACCGACCTTAACGACACGGCTGAAGATATCATAACGACCTGGGAGAACCGTTGGGACATAGAGGTCTTGATCAGGGAGCTCAAGGCCTTGGGACTCGAGGGTGGGTCCTTCTTGACCTGGGTTAGGAACTCAGGCTTCGTGGCCTTGAAGGCTCTCTCCCTCCTCGTTGTTCAATACTTCAAGTACTCCACGGGTCTGATGCTCGGGGCCAAAAGGTTGGCCAGATTGATAAAAAGTATTTACCGTGAGGCGGGTGGGATCAAAAAACTGTTCAAGAGGAGGAGAAAACCGTAAAGTGCTAATGGTATTGTTGGATGGTTGACGCTCTTCGGTAATTTCTACGCTGTGAGAAAATTAGATTTTGAAATTGCATTACGTGAGACTATTGGAGAGGGCAAGAAAATAATGCTGGAGGAATTTAATCATTTCCTTTCAAATAAGGAAAATAAACAGTTATACTGTAATATAATGAACGTGCTTAAACTAGCTAGTAAGTGGAAAGATATTAAAAATGGTGTCGAGATCAGAATGGGCAAAGTAGATGATAAAGTTTTCAGTAACGCGTTACAAAATTTAGTTAACTTTAACTTCGTTTCAAAAGTCGATGATGAGTATAAGATTGTTGATCTGATGTTAAAGGAAATAGATTTCAATAAGTGTTAAAAAAAGACAAGGAAAATTACTTCTTAATTAGTCTTTTAATTTCCTCCCACATCTCGTCAATCTCCTCTTGTATGCCCTTTATTTGTTCTTCAGTGAGCTGTTTAAATCTTCCTTGTAATTTTAAATACTCCGCTACTGGTTTCCTATTCTTCTTCTCAACTAACGTCTTACTCACACTAGTTAGTTTAAATTCACCATTTTCTATTTCAAAGAGTGGCCAAACTCCAGTCTCAACTGCAAGTTTTGCAATATCGATAGTTAATTTAGAATCGAAACGCCAACCAGGTGGACATGGGGACAATAAGTGTATATATCTAAATCCTCGAATCTGTTTAGCTTTCCTCATCTTAGCTTCATAATCATATATGTAAGCAATTGACGCAGTGGCAACATATGGTACTTTATGTTCTGCAATGATGAATGGTAAAGGCTTTTTAACCTCTCTCTTACCTTCAGGAGTTGTAGTAGTCCAAGCCCCCTTAGGAGTTAAGCCTGAACGCTGAATTCCAGTATTCATATAAGCTTCGTTATCATAGCATATGTAAAGGATATCCTCATTTCTCTCAGCAGCACCACTAACTGCGGCAAATCCTATATCACCAGTAGAACCATCACCAGCCCAAACAGCCACTATTGCGTCATTATCTCCCCTCATTCTTAGGGATCTAACAATCCCAGAACCTATTGCAGCAGCTGCTCCAAAGGCACTGTGAACTACTGGTACAGTTGAAGGCATCCCATTAGTATCTCCCATTATTATCGTAGTACATGAAGCTGGAACTACTAGCACTGTCTTATTCCCTAAAACTTCTAGGGCTACGTCTAACTCTTTAGGTATTGGACAGCCTGGACAAGCAGCATTTCCTCTGTAGAATTTAGGCATTCTCTTCGGTGTTACTTGACTACTCAAAACAGCCACCTCTCTTCTTCTAAATTATCGTTAATTAGGTCTTCAATTACCTTTTGGAAATGACGTGGTCTGACGTCCTTCCCACCAATACCCGCTACTACACTATAAACTGGTACTCTATACCCATAAAGTGCAGCCTTTATCTCATTCACTAAGATGCCACCATAACCATATGAGTAAGCTCTATCGAAAACCACTACACCTTTCATTGACCTTAAATACTCCTCAACTTTCTCCTTTGGAAATGGTCTAAACACTCTGATTTTAAGCAACCCAGTCTTAACTCCACTATCCCTTAATCTATCAACCGCAGCTTTACCGTCACCACTCCAAGCACCCATGGTAACGAAAACGTATTTAGCATCTTCACATTTATAACACTCAACTAAACCATGCTGCTTCCTACCACTTATTCTTTCGTACTCACCCATTATTTCTTCAATAACTCCTTTTGCTCTCTCCATGGCTTTCATAGCCTCGTATCTATACTTGATATATTCCTCTGGAGTAGCAATTGGTCCAATAGCAATAGGGTCGGAAAAGTCAATTAGATTAAATTGCCTAGGCGGTAAAAAATTATCTACCTCATTATCCTCCAATACCTCAATTCTTTCCATTGTATGAGTTAATATGAAGCCGTCAAATCCCATCATGACTGGTAAGATTACCCTCTCATCTTCTGAAATTCTAAAAGCTTGTATTGTCATATCGTAAGCTTCTTGCACGTTTTCTGCCATTATTTGAATCCATATGGCGTCTCTTTTACTTACGAAATCTTGATGATCATCCCAAATACTCCATGGCTCAGCTATAGCTCTAGTTGCAACTGCAGCAACAATAGGAACTCTTTGACCTCCGGCCCAATATATCATTTCAGTCATGTATAGAAGTCCTTGAGAAGAAGTAGCAGTGAAAACTCTAGCACCAGCTAATGCTGCACCATAAATTGAAGCTAATGCTGAATGTTCGCTTTCAACCTTTATTAACTCAGCCTTTAATTCCTCCGAAGAAATATACTCAGAAAGTTTCTCCAACATTGTAGTTTGAGGAGTTATTGGGAATACTGCTAAAACTTTGGGTTTAGCTTGCTTAACAGCATAAGCAACTGCGTGATTACCGACTAAAGCTAGAACTTTCCTCTTTAAAACTTGCATTATTTATTTCACCTCCCTAACCATATCTATAGCCTTAGGTGGGCAAACTTGTGCACAAACGCCACAACCTTTGCAGTAATCATAATCAATTTGAGGATATAGGTTCTCTAGGAGATCAATGGTATTTTCCAGACAATAAAGTACGCAAAGTCTGCATTTAGTACATTTATCGTAACTAATCACTGGTTTCTCTACTCTCCATAATCCGGTTTTTCCAGCTGAACCTATCTTTGGCCTTGCAACTGGAACTCCTATTGGAACTTTAATCAACCCTTTTCACCTCCTTATATCCTATTTCAACTGCCTCTGCATTCAGTTCACCGATTTTTCCGGGAAATTCCTCCTTTACAGCCTCTTCCAATGAGTGTAAGGAAGGTTGGCCCAAGATTCTTGCTAAAGCCCCTATCATTGCTGTATTAACAATAGCCCATCCAGCTACTATTAGTCCTAATTCTTTAGCAATATTGGTAGCGTCAACTACATACTCATTCTTCCAAATTCTTTTAGGTGTATTTGTGTTCAATAGCAAGAACCCGTTTTCCTTAAGACCCTCCGTAACGTTAATTAGTTGGATCATTGATACATCAAATATTGCTACACCATCTGGATTGTAAACCTCTCTATGTAAGAGTATTGGCTTATCTGATAGTCTCACAAATGAAACAACTGGTGCTCCCCTCCTTTCTCCGCCGAAAAAGGGAATAGATTGGGCGTATTTGTCCTCTAAAACCATCGCCTTCGTCATAAGTTCTCCAGCGGTAACTATCCCTTGCCCACCTCTTCCTCTTAAAGCTAATTCAATAAGAGTCATTTTGTCACAATTATAATATTCCAATTCATAGGAAAAAAAGTTGTCCCAAAAAGAAATATAATAAAGATATTTAACAGCGTTTAGTCAGATAATTTTTATATTCTGATTAAAATATGATATTATGATAGTATGAAATACGCGGAAAGATTTAATTAGTTAGTTTACGTAATAACTTTCATGATACAAGAGCATTTACCTCTTATAACTGGCAAAGGTAGTTATATAGATGATATTAATCCGAAGAATGTAGTTTACCTTCACATAATTAGATCTCCAATAGCTAGGGGTATAATAAAGAGTATATCCAAACCGGAAAGCGCACTCTTATCGTTAACATGGGAAGATGTGAAATTATACATGCCAGTGAGGCTATTTCCAGACCTAGCTAAAACTGCACAAGTTGCTAAAATGCCAGTATTGGCTGATGGTAGGGTCAACTTCGTAGGTCAACCAATTTTAGCATTTGTGGTTGAAGATAGGTACAGGACTGAGGACGTTGCAGAGGAAGTTTTAATTGATTATGACGAATTAAAGCCAGTAGTTGATCCTGAGGAATCCTTAAATGCGGATCCCATTCATCCAGGTTTAAAAAGTAACATCTCCATAGATCAACTTTTAGAAGGGGGAAACTTATCATTAAAAAATAAGGCTGAGGTTGTTGTAAGTAGGAAACTTAAGCAACAAAGGGTAGTTTCAAATCCAATGGAACCAAAAGGTTTCATCTGTTGGTGGGATAATGATATACTAAACGTTTACGTTTCCACACAAGCACCGTTTGGAGTAAAGAATGATCTAAGGGAAATTTTAGGTATTTCTCCAGAAAAGATAAGAGTTTATTCCGCGCCTAACGTAGGAGGAGGATTTGGGAATAAGAGTGGGGGATACCCAGAATATGTCCTAGCAGCGATAGCTTCCTTGAAGCTTGGTAGGCCAGTTAAATGGATAGAAACTAGAAGTGAAATGCTAGTCAATACTCAATCCTTAGGTAGAGGGGAGGTATCAGATATGAGACTTTATGCTACCAAGGACGGTGAGATTTTAGGAATAGAAGGCACTATAATAGCAAATATAGGTGCTTTCGATTACGGAATAGGCTTCATTGCTCCTTTATTTATTGCGAGACTATCTAATGGTCCCTATAAGATGAAATTCGCATCGATAAGAGCAATGGGAGTATTTACTAACACTCCTCCAATGGGATTTTATAGGGGTGCTGGTAGACCAGAGGCTGCTTTAATTCATGAGACTTTGGTTGAGGATTTGGCTGAGGAGTTGGGTGTGGATTCTGTTGAGATTAGGAGGAGGAATTTGATTGGTGATAATGGTTATGTTACTCCTTTGGGTGTTAGGATTGATCCTGCTGGTTATAATGAGGTGTTGAATGAGGCTGAGAAGTATTATAGGAAGGCTAAGGAGGTTTATAAGGACAAGGGAGTTTCAATAGTTACGTTCGCCGAGATAGTCAGAACTTCGCCAGGTGAAGGTGCTAGAGTTAAGATAGAAAACGGTAAAGTACATTTTTACTTGGGAATAGGTCCACATGGTCAAGCTTATGGTAGCACATTCAAGAGACTGGCATCTGAAGTACTAGGTATAAGTGAAGATAAAATAGAGATAACTACTGGTAGTTCTGAGATAGTTAAAGAGGGAATAGGTAGTTTCGGTTCTAGGGCAGGCACTATAGGAGGTTCTGCCGTGATAGCTGCTGCAACTGAATTACTCAAGAAGTTGAATACTAATTCTTTAAATGAGAGTGAACTAGTTAAGTATGAAGGTGTTGAGGCTGAAGTGTTCTATAAAGCTGATGATATCTTTGCCCCAGGAGCTCACGTAGCTGTAATTGATGTAGATAAGGAGACTGGATTTATTAGAGTTTTGGAGTATTACGCTGTTGATGATGTTGGTAGAGCTATGAATAAGGAAGAGATAGAGGGACAAATAATTGGAAGTGTCCTACAAGGGGCATCACAAGTTATAATTGAAGCTATGAGATATGATGAGAGGGGAATCCCATTATGTTCCTCAATTGCAGATTGTGGAGTTCCAACAGCTTTGGAAGCTCCTTTAAAGGTAAAAACTGAGTATATAGAGTATCCCTCTCAGCTTTTGTCCAGAAGTAGAGGTGTAGGAGAGGCCGGCACGACCGGCGCTTTACCAGCTGTTTTCATAGCAGTGGAAAAGGTTACTAAAAAGAAGTTTGATAGAACCCCCGTAGATCCTTGGATATTAGTTTCCTCTACATAATAAGGTGTACGATTATAGATCAATAAATGGAAAAAGAGATTTATAGCCTTTAGCGATATATAACTGAGGTTTTCAAAATTATATACTGTCGTTATCATAATATTCTAATATGATCAGAAAGAGAAAGGACTTTTTCCCTATTTTATAAAGCCGTAGGTGCTGCTTAGTTTATCAGTTTAATGTTTTTACACCAAATCACTATTATTTTTCCTATTGATTAATATCAGATATATGATTTCTATTTGTGAAAATTTAACAAATCTATAAAACACGTGCTATTCAAGTCAACTGTAAATTGTAATATCTTATATGAAAATAATGGTAATGGTTCTTTCTCTTAGTACCTTTAGTATAATGTTCGCTCACGCTAGTCCCCTATTAGTCTTTGAAATATGAAATCAATTATTACAAATACTTCTACAGAAACAAATTGAAATCGTGAAGGAGACGTAAATCGCCCAGAGGCACATAGAAGCAAGCTTAATATCTAGAAATTAATATAAACTTTACTTAAAATTCTCTAGTTAGTAGATAACACTTGGCCGTGCACTTTTATGATCCTATCGCTAATAAACCAATATAACTATTTGATCAAGTTTATATTAGTGAAATTCAGCACCGGTCTCATAGTTTTCCTACTCGTGTTAATTTTTAGGTAATAATCTTGGATTAGACTCAATTATCTTTACTAAGTTATCTAAAGTTTTTAACTTCTCATCGACTTCCTCCTCTTTCTCTTCAAGTTGTTTATGTAAATCGGTAAGTTCTTTTTGCACTTCTTCAAGCTTTTTCTTGCACTTTTCTTCAATTTCCTTAAGTTCATCATTACACTTATCAAAGTTATCGAGATATTTTATGGTAGCGTAAATGATCGAGGCTACAGCTATTCTCTCATCTTCCGTTAATTGTTCTCCGTGCACAAACTTATCTAATGCAATAGAAAGTTGTTTTATCCATTCTTCAAGCATAATAATCATACTAGTAGAGGATTTATATTTGTTTTTCGTTTTCGTAATTTCGACCCTAATTTCCCTTCTGTACCGCGTATGAGAAAGTTTAAATTAGTATGCGAGAAGAACATTAAATTGATGCCTTCGTTCGGCATTATGACAGATATTGTAACTGAAGAACTTAAGGAAGAGCTAAGGAAAAAGTTAGGAAGGGAAATTCCTAGTGTTACTGTGGAGTTTGTTAACTACCTCCCTCCTCAAGTATTGGCATATGTAAGGGCTAACGATTACACAATATACGTCAACTATGAACAGTATATGAGAGCTAAGAGAATGGGATACGAATACGATTATTTGTACGTTATACTACTACACGAATACTTACATATTATCGGGATTGCTGATGAAAGAGAGGTAAGGAGGATAGATTTAGAAATGGTAAAGGACAAGTTTGGTGAAAATAGTACAGCATATAAAATAGCCTTAAATCTAGCAGACCCTAGGGATATACATTTAAATGAATCTCAAAGATTAGGCGGAAAGCCAAATACCTTTATGTAATACAAAAATATTTATTTTCTTGGTTTTACATTTTAGTTAAGAGTAGTTAGGTATCTGAATTAGAAGGGAAATGTTTATATAGAAAAGAAATAAGATACTCTTGTGCAGGATAAAATAGAAATTTATGGCGAAGAATACGATGAGAAACTTTCTGTAATATTAGCCGATCCCAATTTTTTAATTACAAATCTGCTTGGGGCGTCAAATGTTGATATTAAAGAAGGCGACTTTACTGCAGAAGTTCCTTTATCAGCACTACTTGGTAAGGCTACAATAGTAATATATGGCAAAGTCTTCAGATCCCTAAACTCTATAACTTATGTGATTAACGTTGCCGGATATGGTCCAGATAAGGGTGGGAAAATAAGAGTCCAGTTAGAAAAAGGTAAGATAATTATTGATGTAGAATTTAATATTCCATTAGGGTTTTTAAATGCAAGACTTATTAAATCGAGAATAGCCGATTTCAAAAACAAGGCAAATGAGTTGATAAGACTAGAAAGGATAAAGAGAAAAATTTAACTTTAGTATAAAATACTTTCAAAACTCATCGAGCTGATTTGAACACTATATAGCCATAAAGGGATCTATCTACCATAAAAATCCTTTTATTAATTAACGTTTAATTATTTATTATGGACTTCTCCGAATTGAGAGATATTGAGCAAAAGGTAGAGGAGAGAGAGGATTTTTCTGGAGATAAAGTAAGACCATTAGTCGTGTTTTTCCCTAAGGATGAGGATGAGGTTATTAGAATTGTTAAGTTTGCTAAGAAAAACAAAGTACCCATAATACCCTGGGGTCAAGGAACGAGTTTAACTGGAGCAGTCTCATGTGATAAAAACTGTATACTTGTTGACCTATCAAAAATGAATAAAATTTTAGAGATAAACGATGTTGACTGGTATGTAAGAGTCCAACCGGGAATTAAATTAATAGACCTTTTCGAGGAATTGGAGAAAAAGGGCTTTATGTTACCTCCAGATCCAGCAAGCTTCTTCCTATGTTCAGTCGGCGGGGCAGTTGCTGAATCCTCAGGAGGGATGAGGGGAGTAAGACATGGCTCGTTTAGAGAATGGGTATTATCATTACGTGTTGTATTACCAGATGGGGAAGTAATTAAGGTTGGAGAACCACTAAGGAAGAATAGGGCCGGATATGATTTAGTCCATTTGTTTGTGGGAAGTGAGGGAACTTTAGGAATAATAACGGAAATCTGGTTAAGAATAATCCCAATTTCCAAGAGGAAGATGGTTATGATAGCTGCAATGCTAAAAGATTTCGAATCTGCAGGGGAAGTGATATTAGGTTTAAGGAAGAACAAGATCTTGCCAGAGTTATCAGAATATGTTGATGCTGATGTAGTCAAGGCGTTGAATAAGCACTTTAGCGCTAACCTAAAGGAAACGGAGGGAGGAATGCTATTAATTTCAATAGAGGAAGATAGTGTTAATGATGTATTGAAAGTTCTTGAGGGGAGGGCAGTTGATATTAAAATTGCAGAAGGTGAAGAGGCACAGAAATTGTACTCATTAAGATCACAAGCTGCGATTGCAGTGAAAGCAGAGGCAGGAAACGTATTTTACGCTGAAGACATAGTTGTACCAGTTTCTAAATTGCCCGAGGCTATAAGAAGACTTGGAGAAATAGGCGAGAAGTACAATACTAAATTCTACGTAATATCACATATAGGTGATGGTAACCTTCATCCAAATATAATAATTGAGGAAAAAGAAGTAAGGGAAAAGGCATTTGAAGAAATAGCTAGAATGGCAATAGAGTTAGGTGGTTCTGTTAGCGGTGAGCATGGTATTGGTGTGCAGAAGGCAAAGTTAATGGCTGAGCAAATAGTTAAACACAATGGTATTAGGGTATTAGACTTAATGTATCAGATAAAGAAGTTAATTGATCCAGACGACATAATGAATCCAAATAAGTATGTAGAGTTAGCCTATAAGTACATATCCTCTCCTACAAATTCTATACTAGATTAATAGGATTTACTAACTTAAAGTTAGGTCCTTTTAATTCTTACTATAAAATTTACCCTCCTAATATTTAATGTAACATTTTCTCTTCTCAAAATTGTAACATCTAAACACTTTATCTTAACGGGGGTTAAGGGATCTTCCGCCCCCTTCCTCAAGGGGATGGATAGCCCCCTTATATAAAAGTTTTTTAACTAATCTAATCATATATTTCTTACATGATAGTTACCAATGGAGTAAGCGTCACCGAGACGCCTTGGTTAAAGCGAGGGTCAATGAGGTACGCCTCTGCTCCAGACAGTAGCCCCAAAGGCGGTAACAGTGTCATGGTTAATGAGTTTCGTTCGGGGTCGGAACGACCCTTAGTGTGGAGCTCTGCCCTCTACCGCTGGCAAGGTGGGGGTATGAGGCAGGAAGCCTTGTCCGTTAGGGCAGGGCAGTTCACTCTGGCATAGCTAGTGGAGACTACTTTCCCATTTTCAAATACCTAAACCAGTAAACACTAATTCCATCTCGTCTACAACATAAATGCTACTAGGTGATTTAGTATCAACCTACGCCAATGCTATTATTGGACGCACTTTATATGACTGTATATTACTTTTTAAATGTTAATAATTTAAGTTTTTACTAAATATAATGAAGATTTTATTAACCCCGATACGAAAAGTAAATTGGTGAGTAAAAAGTGAGTAGTCTTAAGATATATAAGGAATTGGATTTGACTAGTTCTTCGTGTGCTGGGCCTATTGGTGAGTT belongs to Saccharolobus solfataricus and includes:
- a CDS encoding FAD-binding oxidoreductase; this translates as MDFSELRDIEQKVEEREDFSGDKVRPLVVFFPKDEDEVIRIVKFAKKNKVPIIPWGQGTSLTGAVSCDKNCILVDLSKMNKILEINDVDWYVRVQPGIKLIDLFEELEKKGFMLPPDPASFFLCSVGGAVAESSGGMRGVRHGSFREWVLSLRVVLPDGEVIKVGEPLRKNRAGYDLVHLFVGSEGTLGIITEIWLRIIPISKRKMVMIAAMLKDFESAGEVILGLRKNKILPELSEYVDADVVKALNKHFSANLKETEGGMLLISIEEDSVNDVLKVLEGRAVDIKIAEGEEAQKLYSLRSQAAIAVKAEAGNVFYAEDIVVPVSKLPEAIRRLGEIGEKYNTKFYVISHIGDGNLHPNIIIEEKEVREKAFEEIARMAIELGGSVSGEHGIGVQKAKLMAEQIVKHNGIRVLDLMYQIKKLIDPDDIMNPNKYVELAYKYISSPTNSILD
- a CDS encoding ATP-binding protein: MTLFGNFYAVRKLDFEIALRETIGEGKKIMLEEFNHFLSNKENKQLYCNIMNVLKLASKWKDIKNGVEIRMGKVDDKVFSNALQNLVNFNFVSKVDDEYKIVDLMLKEIDFNKC
- a CDS encoding pyruvate ferredoxin oxidoreductase; the encoded protein is MQVLKRKVLALVGNHAVAYAVKQAKPKVLAVFPITPQTTMLEKLSEYISSEELKAELIKVESEHSALASIYGAALAGARVFTATSSQGLLYMTEMIYWAGGQRVPIVAAVATRAIAEPWSIWDDHQDFVSKRDAIWIQIMAENVQEAYDMTIQAFRISEDERVILPVMMGFDGFILTHTMERIEVLEDNEVDNFLPPRQFNLIDFSDPIAIGPIATPEEYIKYRYEAMKAMERAKGVIEEIMGEYERISGRKQHGLVECYKCEDAKYVFVTMGAWSGDGKAAVDRLRDSGVKTGLLKIRVFRPFPKEKVEEYLRSMKGVVVFDRAYSYGYGGILVNEIKAALYGYRVPVYSVVAGIGGKDVRPRHFQKVIEDLINDNLEEERWLF
- a CDS encoding STK_08120 family protein, translating into MQDKIEIYGEEYDEKLSVILADPNFLITNLLGASNVDIKEGDFTAEVPLSALLGKATIVIYGKVFRSLNSITYVINVAGYGPDKGGKIRVQLEKGKIIIDVEFNIPLGFLNARLIKSRIADFKNKANELIRLERIKRKI
- a CDS encoding 2-oxoacid:acceptor oxidoreductase family protein — encoded protein: MTLIELALRGRGGQGIVTAGELMTKAMVLEDKYAQSIPFFGGERRGAPVVSFVRLSDKPILLHREVYNPDGVAIFDVSMIQLINVTEGLKENGFLLLNTNTPKRIWKNEYVVDATNIAKELGLIVAGWAIVNTAMIGALARILGQPSLHSLEEAVKEEFPGKIGELNAEAVEIGYKEVKRVD
- a CDS encoding 3-methyl-2-oxobutanoate dehydrogenase subunit beta, whose translation is MSSQVTPKRMPKFYRGNAACPGCPIPKELDVALEVLGNKTVLVVPASCTTIIMGDTNGMPSTVPVVHSAFGAAAAIGSGIVRSLRMRGDNDAIVAVWAGDGSTGDIGFAAVSGAAERNEDILYICYDNEAYMNTGIQRSGLTPKGAWTTTTPEGKREVKKPLPFIIAEHKVPYVATASIAYIYDYEAKMRKAKQIRGFRYIHLLSPCPPGWRFDSKLTIDIAKLAVETGVWPLFEIENGEFKLTSVSKTLVEKKNRKPVAEYLKLQGRFKQLTEEQIKGIQEEIDEMWEEIKRLIKK
- a CDS encoding 4Fe-4S binding protein, which encodes MIKVPIGVPVARPKIGSAGKTGLWRVEKPVISYDKCTKCRLCVLYCLENTIDLLENLYPQIDYDYCKGCGVCAQVCPPKAIDMVREVK
- a CDS encoding xanthine dehydrogenase family protein molybdopterin-binding subunit; translation: MIQEHLPLITGKGSYIDDINPKNVVYLHIIRSPIARGIIKSISKPESALLSLTWEDVKLYMPVRLFPDLAKTAQVAKMPVLADGRVNFVGQPILAFVVEDRYRTEDVAEEVLIDYDELKPVVDPEESLNADPIHPGLKSNISIDQLLEGGNLSLKNKAEVVVSRKLKQQRVVSNPMEPKGFICWWDNDILNVYVSTQAPFGVKNDLREILGISPEKIRVYSAPNVGGGFGNKSGGYPEYVLAAIASLKLGRPVKWIETRSEMLVNTQSLGRGEVSDMRLYATKDGEILGIEGTIIANIGAFDYGIGFIAPLFIARLSNGPYKMKFASIRAMGVFTNTPPMGFYRGAGRPEAALIHETLVEDLAEELGVDSVEIRRRNLIGDNGYVTPLGVRIDPAGYNEVLNEAEKYYRKAKEVYKDKGVSIVTFAEIVRTSPGEGARVKIENGKVHFYLGIGPHGQAYGSTFKRLASEVLGISEDKIEITTGSSEIVKEGIGSFGSRAGTIGGSAVIAAATELLKKLNTNSLNESELVKYEGVEAEVFYKADDIFAPGAHVAVIDVDKETGFIRVLEYYAVDDVGRAMNKEEIEGQIIGSVLQGASQVIIEAMRYDERGIPLCSSIADCGVPTALEAPLKVKTEYIEYPSQLLSRSRGVGEAGTTGALPAVFIAVEKVTKKKFDRTPVDPWILVSST